The Paracoccus sp. MA genome contains a region encoding:
- the acnA gene encoding aconitate hydratase AcnA: MPIETGTDTAKTRRQLQVGSQSYAYYSIDAATQAGLGDFSKLPASLKVVLENLLRFEDGGRTVSVEDIRAFAEWARQGGQNPREIAYRPARVLMQDFTGVPAVVDLAAMRDGIKALGGDAQKINPLNPVDLVIDHSVMIDDFGNPRAFQRNVELEYERNLERYTFLKWGQNAFNNFRVVPPGTGICHQVNLEYLAQTVWTDTDQAGETVAYPDTLVGTDSHTTMVNGLAVLGWGVGGIEAEAAMLGQPVSMLIPEVVGFKLTGRMMEGTTATDLVLKVVQMLRKKGVVGKFVEFYGEGLDHLPLADRATIANMAPEYGATCGFFPIDNETLRYLRNTGRDEERIALVEAYAKQNGFWRGADYEPVYTDTLHLDMSDIVPAISGPKRPQDYTPLNLAARAFYKTVAEYRGVDMSAAAEEMVEEGGGVAAASGTDVRKTVAVEGKDYTIRDGSVVIAAITSCTNTSNPYVMIGAGLVARKARALGLTRKPWVKTSLAPGSQVVGEYLEAAGLQEDLDALGFNLVGYGCTTCIGNSGPLGDAAISKAIHDNDLVATAVLSGNRNFEGRISPDVRANYLASPPLVVAYAIAGDVNINLTKDPIGQTPEGKDVYLKDIWPTAQEVAELVEATVTREAFQKKYADVFKGDERWQAVEVTDSETYDWPPTSTYIQNPPYFRGMSKEPGQIDDIQGARILAILGDMITTDHISPAGSFKPTTPAGKYLTERQVAPKDFNSYGSRRGNHEVMMRGTFANIRIRNEMLDGVEGGYTLGPDGQQTSIFDASMAYQAQGTPLVIFGGVEYGAGSSRDWAAKGTNLLGVKAVIAESFERIHRSNLVGMGVIPFEFTGGENRKTLGLKGDEVISIDGLAGEFKPLSQVACTIRYADGSEKVIQLKARVDTEVEIEYLENGGVLHYVLRNLAKA; the protein is encoded by the coding sequence ATGCCCATCGAAACCGGAACAGACACCGCAAAGACGCGCCGCCAGCTTCAGGTGGGCTCTCAGAGCTATGCCTATTACTCGATCGACGCCGCGACCCAGGCCGGCCTGGGCGATTTCTCGAAGCTGCCGGCCTCGCTGAAGGTGGTGCTGGAGAACCTGCTGCGCTTCGAGGACGGCGGCCGCACGGTCAGCGTGGAGGACATCAGGGCCTTCGCCGAATGGGCGCGGCAAGGCGGCCAGAACCCGCGCGAGATCGCCTATCGCCCGGCCCGGGTGCTGATGCAGGACTTTACCGGCGTCCCGGCGGTGGTGGACCTGGCGGCGATGCGCGACGGCATCAAGGCGCTTGGCGGCGACGCGCAAAAGATCAACCCGCTGAACCCGGTGGATCTGGTCATCGACCATTCGGTGATGATCGACGATTTCGGCAATCCCCGCGCCTTCCAGCGCAATGTCGAGCTGGAATATGAACGGAACCTGGAACGCTACACCTTCCTGAAATGGGGCCAGAACGCGTTCAACAACTTCCGCGTGGTGCCGCCCGGCACCGGCATCTGCCATCAGGTGAACCTGGAATACCTGGCCCAGACCGTCTGGACCGATACCGACCAGGCGGGCGAGACCGTCGCCTATCCCGACACGCTGGTCGGCACCGACAGCCACACCACCATGGTCAACGGCCTGGCCGTGCTGGGCTGGGGCGTCGGCGGCATCGAGGCCGAGGCGGCGATGCTGGGCCAGCCGGTGTCGATGCTGATCCCCGAGGTCGTGGGCTTCAAGCTGACCGGCAGGATGATGGAGGGCACCACGGCGACCGACCTGGTGCTGAAGGTCGTCCAGATGCTGCGCAAGAAGGGCGTGGTCGGCAAGTTCGTCGAATTCTACGGCGAGGGGCTGGACCACCTGCCGCTGGCGGACCGCGCCACCATCGCCAACATGGCCCCCGAATACGGCGCCACCTGCGGCTTCTTCCCCATCGACAACGAGACGCTGCGCTACCTGCGCAACACCGGCCGCGACGAGGAGCGCATCGCCCTGGTCGAGGCCTATGCCAAGCAGAACGGCTTCTGGCGCGGCGCGGATTACGAGCCGGTCTATACCGACACGCTGCATCTGGACATGAGCGACATCGTCCCGGCGATCTCGGGTCCGAAGCGCCCGCAGGACTACACGCCGCTGAACCTCGCCGCCCGGGCCTTCTACAAGACCGTGGCCGAATACCGCGGCGTGGACATGTCGGCCGCGGCCGAAGAGATGGTCGAGGAAGGCGGCGGCGTGGCCGCAGCCTCGGGCACCGACGTGCGCAAGACCGTGGCGGTCGAGGGCAAGGACTACACCATCCGCGACGGTTCGGTGGTGATCGCGGCGATCACCTCCTGCACCAACACCTCGAACCCCTATGTGATGATCGGCGCCGGCCTGGTGGCGCGCAAGGCCCGCGCGCTCGGCCTGACCCGCAAGCCCTGGGTCAAGACCTCGCTCGCGCCCGGCTCGCAGGTGGTGGGCGAATACCTGGAGGCAGCGGGTCTGCAGGAGGATCTGGACGCGCTCGGCTTCAACCTGGTCGGCTATGGCTGCACCACCTGCATCGGCAATTCGGGGCCCTTGGGCGATGCGGCAATCTCCAAGGCGATCCATGACAACGACCTGGTCGCGACCGCGGTGCTGTCGGGCAACCGCAACTTCGAGGGCCGCATCTCGCCCGACGTGCGCGCCAACTACCTGGCCTCGCCGCCGCTGGTCGTGGCCTATGCCATTGCCGGCGACGTGAACATCAACCTGACCAAGGACCCGATCGGCCAGACGCCCGAGGGCAAGGACGTCTACCTGAAGGACATCTGGCCGACCGCGCAGGAAGTCGCGGAACTGGTCGAGGCCACCGTCACCCGCGAGGCGTTCCAGAAGAAATATGCCGACGTGTTCAAGGGCGACGAGCGCTGGCAGGCGGTCGAGGTCACCGACAGCGAGACCTATGACTGGCCGCCGACCTCGACCTATATCCAGAACCCGCCCTATTTCCGCGGCATGTCCAAGGAGCCCGGCCAGATCGACGATATCCAGGGCGCCCGCATCCTGGCGATCCTGGGCGACATGATCACCACCGACCACATCTCGCCCGCCGGCTCGTTCAAGCCGACCACCCCGGCCGGCAAATACCTGACCGAGCGGCAGGTCGCGCCCAAGGACTTCAACAGCTACGGCTCGCGCCGCGGCAACCACGAGGTCATGATGCGCGGCACCTTCGCCAATATCCGCATCCGCAACGAGATGCTGGACGGGGTCGAGGGCGGCTATACCCTGGGCCCGGACGGGCAGCAGACCTCGATCTTCGACGCCTCGATGGCCTATCAGGCGCAGGGCACGCCGCTGGTCATCTTCGGCGGCGTCGAATACGGCGCCGGCTCGTCGCGCGACTGGGCGGCCAAGGGCACCAACCTGCTGGGCGTCAAGGCGGTCATCGCCGAGAGCTTCGAGCGCATCCACCGCTCGAACCTGGTCGGCATGGGCGTGATCCCCTTCGAGTTCACGGGCGGCGAGAACCGCAAGACCCTGGGGCTCAAGGGCGACGAGGTGATCTCGATCGACGGGCTGGCCGGCGAGTTCAAGCCGCTGTCGCAGGTCGCCTGCACCATCCGCTATGCCGATGGCAGCGAGAAGGTGATCCAGCTCAAGGCCCGGGTCGATACCGAGGTCGAGATCGAATATCTCGAAAACGGCGGCGTGCTGCATTACGTGCTGCGCAACCTGGCCAAGGCCTGA
- a CDS encoding thioredoxin family protein, giving the protein MAAARIEMTDRGQDRRAISWPGLACAAWMLLAGLAAPAWAQDAPAGPAPAPAASSMPGPDRDFLSDEVSDWPLPPAFAEEEEDDGVIGLIEAPKDAPGVPAEMMPPAMHPETLSAPGIVSFAEAQPRSRMMGPVGHPPVVVELFTSQGCSSCPPADEMLADLADREDVLALSWHVDYWDYLGWADDFARPEFTRRQQAYAHQTGERAIYTPQLIVGGTDTLIALRPAELMGLLQTQMARPAPVMFSSSPGKEGYRIELTPRGPIADRVAIILVRYAPHRKVAIKAGENRGIALDYRNVVLAAERIAEWDGRTPLRMTVRRDSQNSADFPDDTRHAILAQELGQGDPRSASGPILAAIRLD; this is encoded by the coding sequence ATGGCGGCAGCGCGCATCGAGATGACGGACCGGGGGCAGGACAGACGGGCGATATCCTGGCCGGGCCTGGCCTGCGCGGCCTGGATGCTGCTGGCCGGACTGGCGGCGCCGGCATGGGCGCAGGACGCCCCGGCCGGTCCGGCGCCGGCGCCTGCGGCCTCCTCCATGCCCGGCCCGGACCGGGACTTCCTGTCCGACGAGGTTTCGGACTGGCCCTTGCCGCCGGCCTTTGCGGAGGAGGAAGAGGATGACGGCGTCATCGGCCTGATCGAGGCGCCCAAGGACGCGCCCGGCGTCCCGGCCGAGATGATGCCGCCCGCCATGCATCCCGAGACGCTGTCGGCGCCCGGCATCGTCTCTTTCGCCGAGGCGCAGCCGCGCAGCCGCATGATGGGGCCGGTGGGCCATCCGCCGGTGGTGGTCGAGCTCTTCACCTCGCAGGGCTGCTCCTCATGCCCGCCGGCGGACGAGATGCTGGCGGATCTGGCCGACCGCGAGGACGTGCTGGCGCTGTCATGGCATGTCGATTACTGGGATTATCTCGGCTGGGCCGATGATTTCGCCCGGCCGGAATTCACCCGCCGCCAGCAGGCCTATGCCCATCAGACCGGCGAGCGGGCGATCTATACCCCGCAACTGATCGTCGGCGGCACCGATACGCTGATCGCGCTGCGTCCGGCCGAGCTGATGGGCCTGCTGCAGACCCAGATGGCGCGCCCGGCGCCGGTCATGTTCTCCTCCAGCCCGGGCAAGGAGGGCTACCGCATCGAGCTGACGCCGCGCGGCCCCATCGCCGACCGGGTGGCGATCATCCTGGTGCGCTATGCGCCGCATCGCAAGGTCGCGATCAAGGCCGGCGAGAACCGCGGCATCGCGCTGGACTACCGCAACGTGGTGCTGGCCGCCGAACGCATCGCCGAATGGGACGGCCGCACGCCCCTGCGCATGACCGTCAGGCGCGACAGCCAGAACAGCGCCGACTTTCCCGACGATACCCGCCACGCCATCCTGGCGCAGGAGCTGGGGCAGGGCGATCCGCGCTCGGCCAGCGGTCCGATCCTGGCGGCGATCCGGCTGGACTGA
- a CDS encoding inner membrane-spanning protein YciB, translating into MTEARKINPWLKAALEFGPLILFFLVFSRFRDHAVTLAGRDHSGFILATLVFIPVLVLSTLALWRLTGRLSPMQIATLVLVVVFGGLSVWLNDPRFFKMKPTIIYLIFAALLGISLARRRNWLELVMSEALPMNAEGWRILTLRMVALFLGLAAANEAVWRLMSETAWVNFKTFGLPAIMVVFFVANSRLFERHAQPRDGE; encoded by the coding sequence TTGACCGAAGCCCGCAAGATCAATCCCTGGCTCAAGGCCGCGCTGGAATTCGGCCCGCTGATCCTGTTCTTCCTCGTCTTCTCGCGCTTCCGCGACCATGCGGTCACGCTGGCGGGCCGGGACCATTCCGGCTTCATCCTGGCGACGCTGGTCTTCATCCCGGTGCTGGTGCTCAGCACCCTGGCGCTGTGGCGGCTGACGGGCAGGCTGTCGCCCATGCAGATCGCCACGCTGGTGCTGGTCGTGGTCTTCGGGGGGTTGTCGGTCTGGCTGAACGATCCCCGCTTCTTCAAGATGAAGCCGACGATCATCTACCTGATCTTCGCCGCCCTGCTGGGCATCAGCCTGGCCCGGCGCCGCAACTGGCTGGAGCTGGTCATGTCCGAGGCCCTGCCGATGAATGCCGAGGGCTGGCGCATCCTGACCCTGCGCATGGTGGCGCTGTTTTTGGGCCTTGCCGCCGCGAACGAGGCGGTCTGGCGCCTGATGTCGGAAACCGCCTGGGTGAACTTCAAGACCTTCGGCCTGCCGGCGATCATGGTGGTGTTCTTCGTCGCCAATTCCCGCCTGTTCGAGCGCCACGCCCAGCCCCGCGACGGCGAATAG
- the metZ gene encoding O-succinylhomoserine sulfhydrylase: MSQESKAQESNQPLHPRTRAVHHGIRRSQYGEMAEALFMTQGFSYDSAEQAEARFIQTGPDEFIYARYGNPTSRMFEDRIADLEGTEDAFATASGMAAVNGALMCFVKPGDHIVSSRALFGSCLYVLDVLARFGVEVSYVDGTDLEQWRAAIRPETKAVFFESVSNPTLEVVDIAGVADLAHAVGALVVVDNVFATPVYSRAVEQGADVVVYSATKHIDGSGRCLGGVICGTRQFVREVAEPYLKHTGGAISPFNAWMMLNGLATMELRVRAQTDSALRIATELKAEPKLARVIYPGLADHPQHDLVQRQMGAGGTMVAIDLGSKEAAFAAMNRMRIFQISNNLGDAKSIVTHPATTTHQRLSEEVRLGLGITPGLLRLSIGLEDAGDLIADIRQSLA, translated from the coding sequence ATGTCCCAGGAGTCGAAGGCCCAGGAGTCGAACCAGCCTCTGCATCCGCGCACGCGCGCCGTCCATCACGGCATCCGGCGCAGCCAGTATGGCGAGATGGCCGAGGCGCTGTTCATGACCCAGGGCTTCTCCTATGACAGCGCCGAGCAGGCCGAGGCCCGCTTCATCCAGACCGGCCCGGACGAGTTCATCTATGCCCGCTACGGCAACCCGACCTCGCGCATGTTCGAGGACCGCATCGCCGATCTGGAGGGGACCGAGGACGCCTTCGCCACCGCCAGCGGCATGGCGGCGGTCAACGGCGCGCTGATGTGCTTCGTCAAGCCGGGCGATCACATCGTCTCGTCTCGGGCGCTGTTCGGCTCCTGCCTCTATGTGCTCGACGTGCTGGCCCGCTTCGGGGTCGAGGTCTCCTATGTGGACGGCACCGATCTGGAGCAATGGCGCGCCGCGATCCGGCCCGAGACGAAGGCGGTATTCTTCGAGTCGGTGTCGAATCCGACGCTGGAGGTGGTCGACATCGCCGGCGTGGCGGACCTGGCCCATGCGGTCGGGGCGCTGGTGGTGGTGGACAATGTCTTCGCCACCCCGGTCTATTCCCGCGCCGTCGAACAGGGCGCCGACGTGGTGGTCTATTCCGCGACCAAGCATATCGACGGCTCGGGCCGCTGCCTGGGCGGGGTGATCTGCGGCACGCGCCAGTTCGTGCGCGAGGTGGCCGAGCCCTATCTGAAGCATACCGGCGGCGCGATCAGCCCCTTCAACGCCTGGATGATGCTGAACGGGCTGGCGACGATGGAGCTGCGGGTGCGCGCCCAGACCGACAGCGCGCTGCGCATCGCGACCGAGCTGAAGGCCGAGCCGAAGCTTGCCCGGGTGATCTATCCCGGCCTGGCCGATCACCCCCAGCACGACCTGGTGCAGCGCCAGATGGGGGCGGGCGGCACCATGGTCGCCATCGACCTGGGCAGCAAGGAGGCGGCCTTCGCGGCGATGAACCGCATGCGCATCTTCCAGATCTCGAACAACCTGGGCGATGCGAAATCCATCGTCACCCATCCCGCCACCACCACCCACCAGCGCCTGTCCGAAGAGGTGCGGCTGGGCCTTGGCATCACGCCCGGCCTGCTGCGCCTGTCCATCGGGCTGGAGGATGCCGGAGACCTGATCGCGGACATCCGCCAGTCGCTGGCCTGA
- the folE2 gene encoding GTP cyclohydrolase FolE2, translated as MPLSFLVPSPQIVADRQARTTMTEARPVATDRAYPALNREYPADFRVDDSYKASLPDLQNGPASLIVGARAPIQHVGISNFRLPIRYQTPPDSADHGGEITLETSVTGTVSLEADRKGINMSRIMRSFYAHAEKQFSMGVLEAALEDYKSDLDSFDARIQMRLSYPMRVESLRSGLTGWQYYDIALELVEKAGQRLRIMHFDYVYSSTCPCSLELSEHARQMRGQLATPHSQRSIARISVVMQGDTLWFEDMVALCRRAVATETQVMVKREDEQAFAELNAANPIFVEDAVRAFAGELMAEPRIGDFRVVASHQESLHSHDAVSVLTQGETFAHASLDPAIFAGLRA; from the coding sequence GTGCCTCTTTCCTTTCTGGTCCCGAGTCCCCAGATTGTTGCCGACCGCCAAGCGAGGACGACCATGACCGAGGCCCGCCCCGTTGCCACCGACCGTGCCTATCCGGCGCTGAACCGCGAATATCCGGCCGATTTCCGGGTCGACGACAGCTACAAGGCCAGCCTGCCGGACCTGCAGAACGGTCCGGCCAGCCTGATCGTCGGCGCCCGCGCGCCGATCCAGCATGTCGGCATCTCGAATTTCCGCCTGCCCATCCGCTACCAGACCCCGCCCGATTCGGCGGATCACGGCGGCGAGATCACGCTGGAGACCTCGGTTACCGGCACCGTCAGCCTGGAGGCCGACCGCAAGGGCATCAACATGAGCCGCATCATGCGCTCGTTCTATGCCCATGCGGAAAAGCAGTTCTCGATGGGCGTGCTCGAGGCGGCGCTCGAGGATTACAAATCCGACCTGGACAGTTTCGACGCCCGCATCCAGATGCGGCTCAGCTATCCGATGCGGGTCGAATCGCTGCGCTCGGGCCTGACGGGCTGGCAATATTACGACATCGCGCTGGAACTGGTCGAAAAGGCCGGGCAACGGCTGCGGATCATGCATTTCGACTATGTCTATTCCTCGACCTGCCCCTGCTCGCTGGAACTCAGCGAACATGCCCGGCAGATGCGCGGCCAGCTGGCCACGCCGCATTCGCAGCGCAGCATCGCCCGGATCTCGGTGGTGATGCAGGGCGACACCCTCTGGTTCGAGGACATGGTGGCGCTGTGCCGCCGCGCCGTCGCCACCGAAACCCAGGTCATGGTCAAGCGCGAGGACGAGCAGGCCTTTGCCGAGCTGAACGCCGCCAATCCGATCTTCGTCGAGGATGCGGTGCGCGCCTTTGCCGGCGAGCTGATGGCCGAGCCGCGCATCGGCGATTTCCGCGTCGTCGCCAGCCACCAGGAATCGCTGCATTCGCATGACGCGGTCTCGGTGCTGACCCAGGGCGAGACCTTCGCCCATGCCAGCCTCGATCCCGCGATCTTCGCCGGTTTGCGGGCCTGA
- a CDS encoding ATP-dependent helicase: MSNFDDSDAFEAAAAPVPQKGPLSQRAMGARPTPYLDGLNPAQRAAVEALDGPVLLLAGAGTGKTRALTTRIAHLLNLGLARPGQILAVTFTNKAAREMKDRIGRLLGEMVEGMPWLGTFHSISVKILRRHAELIGDGELHLKPSFTILDTDDQIRLLKQLIQAENIDEKRWPARQLAHLIDGWKNRCLSPAKLPKGEERAFDGRGGRLYAAYQRRLLELNAVDFGDLLMHCVNLFQAHPDVLRTWQDRFRYILVDEYQDTNVAQYMWLRLLAQAHRNICCVGDDDQSIYGWRGAEVGNILRFESDFPGAQVIRLEQNYRSTPHILAAASGLIAANKGRLGKTLWTEAEEGERVRLIGHWDSEAEARWIGEEIEAFHGGHRHSIGQRSLNDIAILVRASHQMRAFEDRFMTIGLPYRVIGGPRFYERAEIRDAMAYFRLAVSPTDDLAFERIVNVPKRGLGDKAVQKIQIEARERGLSLLEGAASAVATGALGGKGAGALRQFTEAMGRWHADALDASVNHVELAERILDESGYTAMWQNDKSPDAPGRLDNLKELVKALEEFENLQGFLEHVALVMDNDKGEQSEEVSIMTLHAAKGLEYPIVFLPGWEDGLFPSQRSMDESGMKGLEEERRLAYVGITRGEELVTISFAGNRRMYGQWQSSLPSRFIDELPEDHVEVLTPPGLYGGGYGAAAQPFAQSVMHERAARADVYNSPGWKRMQERSAQRAQPVHRTPVVIDAEPAARFAVGDRVFHQKFGNGTVMGIAEDTLTVEFPTGFKTIKAGYVQPASGGSSGASTDDVPF, translated from the coding sequence ATGAGCAATTTCGACGACTCGGATGCCTTCGAGGCCGCAGCCGCGCCGGTGCCGCAGAAAGGGCCGCTGTCCCAGCGTGCCATGGGCGCACGGCCGACGCCCTATCTGGATGGGTTGAACCCGGCGCAACGCGCGGCCGTCGAGGCGCTGGACGGCCCGGTCCTGCTGCTTGCGGGTGCCGGCACCGGCAAGACCCGCGCCCTGACCACGCGCATCGCGCATCTGCTGAACCTGGGCCTCGCCCGGCCCGGACAGATTCTGGCCGTGACCTTCACCAACAAGGCCGCGCGCGAGATGAAGGACCGCATCGGCCGGCTCCTGGGCGAGATGGTCGAGGGCATGCCCTGGCTCGGCACCTTCCACTCGATCAGCGTCAAGATCCTGCGCCGCCATGCCGAACTGATCGGCGACGGCGAGCTGCACCTGAAGCCCAGCTTCACCATTCTGGACACCGACGACCAGATCCGGCTGCTCAAGCAGCTGATCCAGGCCGAGAACATCGACGAAAAGCGCTGGCCGGCGCGGCAGCTCGCGCATCTGATCGACGGCTGGAAGAACCGCTGCCTGTCCCCGGCAAAGCTGCCCAAGGGCGAGGAACGCGCCTTCGACGGCCGCGGCGGGCGGCTTTACGCCGCCTATCAGCGCCGGTTGCTGGAACTGAACGCGGTCGATTTCGGCGACCTGCTGATGCATTGCGTCAACCTGTTCCAGGCGCATCCCGACGTGCTGCGGACCTGGCAGGACCGTTTCCGCTATATTCTCGTGGACGAATACCAGGACACCAACGTCGCGCAATACATGTGGCTGCGGCTGTTGGCGCAGGCGCATCGCAACATCTGCTGCGTCGGCGACGACGACCAGTCGATCTATGGCTGGCGCGGCGCCGAGGTCGGCAATATCCTGCGCTTCGAAAGCGATTTCCCCGGCGCGCAGGTGATCCGGCTGGAACAGAACTATCGCTCGACCCCGCATATCCTCGCCGCCGCCTCGGGGCTGATCGCGGCCAACAAGGGGCGGCTGGGCAAGACGCTGTGGACCGAGGCCGAGGAGGGCGAGCGCGTCCGCCTGATCGGCCATTGGGACAGCGAGGCCGAGGCGCGCTGGATCGGCGAGGAGATCGAGGCCTTCCACGGCGGCCATCGTCACAGCATCGGCCAGCGCAGCCTGAACGACATCGCCATCCTCGTGCGCGCCAGCCACCAGATGCGGGCCTTCGAGGACCGTTTCATGACCATCGGATTGCCTTACCGGGTGATCGGCGGTCCCCGCTTCTACGAGCGGGCCGAGATCCGCGATGCCATGGCCTATTTCCGGCTGGCGGTCAGCCCCACCGACGACCTGGCCTTCGAGCGCATCGTGAACGTGCCCAAGCGCGGCTTGGGCGACAAGGCGGTGCAGAAGATCCAGATCGAGGCGCGGGAACGCGGCCTGTCGCTCTTGGAAGGCGCGGCCTCGGCCGTCGCCACCGGCGCGCTTGGCGGCAAGGGGGCAGGGGCGCTGCGGCAGTTCACCGAGGCCATGGGCCGCTGGCATGCCGATGCGCTGGACGCCTCGGTGAACCATGTCGAGCTGGCCGAGCGCATCCTGGACGAATCCGGCTATACCGCCATGTGGCAGAACGACAAGTCGCCCGATGCGCCGGGGCGGCTGGACAACCTGAAGGAACTGGTCAAGGCGCTGGAGGAATTCGAGAACCTCCAGGGTTTCCTCGAACATGTCGCGCTGGTCATGGACAATGACAAGGGCGAGCAGTCCGAGGAGGTCTCGATCATGACGCTGCACGCCGCCAAGGGGCTGGAATATCCCATCGTCTTCCTGCCGGGATGGGAGGACGGGCTGTTCCCCAGCCAGCGCAGCATGGACGAGTCGGGCATGAAGGGGCTCGAGGAAGAGCGGCGCCTGGCCTATGTCGGCATCACCCGCGGCGAGGAACTGGTGACGATCAGCTTCGCCGGCAATCGCCGGATGTATGGGCAATGGCAGTCGTCGCTGCCCTCGCGCTTCATCGACGAACTGCCCGAGGATCATGTCGAGGTGCTGACGCCGCCCGGCCTTTACGGCGGCGGCTATGGCGCGGCGGCCCAGCCCTTTGCGCAATCGGTGATGCACGAACGCGCGGCGCGGGCGGATGTCTACAATTCGCCGGGCTGGAAGCGGATGCAGGAACGCTCCGCCCAGCGGGCGCAGCCCGTGCACCGCACGCCGGTGGTGATCGATGCCGAGCCGGCGGCGCGGTTTGCGGTCGGCGACCGGGTGTTCCACCAGAAATTCGGCAACGGCACGGTCATGGGCATTGCCGAGGACACGCTGACCGTCGAATTCCCGACCGGCTTCAAGACCATCAAGGCGGGCTATGTGCAGCCCGCCTCGGGTGGCTCGTCGGGCGCGTCCACCGACGACGTGCCCTTCTAG
- a CDS encoding NAD(P)H-binding protein: MPGARRRNPTTIAVTGATGQLGRLTIEKLKTLLPAGEIVALARSPEKAELGVETRAFDYDRPETLAPALAGVARLVLISSSEVGKREAQHRAVIAAAKAAGVGQIVYTSLLHADRSPLSLADEHVATEAALAESGIPHVILRNGWYAENYTGAVPAALQHGALIGAAGAGRISGAARADYADAAAIVAADGSHAGKTYELAGDDAWTLADLAAEVSRQSGKDIPYRNLSEADHAAALVAAGLPEGLAAAIAGWDVGASQGALFEDGRQLSALIGRPTTPLADVVRAAL; the protein is encoded by the coding sequence TTGCCCGGCGCAAGAAGGAGAAACCCCACGACCATTGCCGTCACCGGAGCCACCGGCCAGCTGGGCCGCCTGACCATCGAGAAGCTGAAGACCCTGCTGCCCGCGGGCGAGATCGTCGCCCTGGCGCGCTCGCCGGAAAAGGCCGAGCTGGGCGTCGAGACCCGCGCCTTCGACTATGATCGCCCCGAGACGCTGGCGCCGGCGCTGGCCGGCGTCGCGCGGCTGGTGCTGATTTCTTCGAGCGAGGTCGGCAAGCGCGAAGCGCAGCACCGCGCCGTGATCGCGGCGGCCAAGGCTGCCGGCGTCGGGCAGATCGTCTATACCAGTCTGCTGCATGCCGACCGCTCGCCCCTGTCGCTGGCGGACGAACATGTGGCGACCGAGGCGGCGCTGGCGGAATCCGGCATTCCGCATGTGATCCTGCGCAATGGCTGGTATGCTGAGAATTATACCGGCGCGGTTCCGGCCGCCTTGCAGCACGGCGCGCTGATCGGGGCGGCGGGCGCGGGCCGGATCTCGGGCGCGGCGCGGGCGGATTATGCCGATGCCGCGGCGATCGTGGCCGCGGATGGCAGCCATGCCGGCAAGACCTATGAGCTGGCCGGCGACGACGCCTGGACTCTGGCCGATCTTGCCGCCGAGGTCTCGCGCCAGAGCGGCAAGGACATCCCCTATCGCAACCTCTCCGAGGCGGATCATGCCGCGGCGCTGGTCGCGGCCGGGCTGCCGGAGGGGCTGGCGGCGGCGATCGCCGGTTGGGACGTGGGCGCAAGCCAGGGCGCGCTGTTCGAGGACGGCCGGCAGCTGTCGGCGCTGATCGGACGGCCGACCACGCCCTTGGCGGATGTGGTGCGCGCCGCGCTCTAG
- a CDS encoding helix-turn-helix domain-containing protein: MQNFERGNLLAAECPSRDVLRRLTGRWGMLVLWALSGGPQRFGGLRKRIGGVSERMLAQTLQGLETDGMVLRRDFGTVPPHVEYELTPLGQQAAARVGALLDWIEDNLPSIARNWPES; encoded by the coding sequence ATGCAGAATTTCGAGCGCGGAAACTTGCTGGCGGCGGAATGCCCGTCGCGCGACGTGCTGCGGCGCCTGACCGGGCGCTGGGGCATGCTGGTGCTGTGGGCGTTGAGCGGCGGCCCGCAACGCTTCGGCGGCTTGCGCAAGCGTATCGGCGGCGTCAGCGAGCGGATGCTGGCGCAGACCCTGCAGGGGCTGGAAACCGACGGCATGGTGCTGCGCCGCGACTTCGGCACCGTGCCGCCGCATGTGGAATACGAACTGACGCCCCTGGGCCAGCAGGCGGCGGCCCGCGTCGGCGCGCTGCTCGACTGGATCGAGGACAACCTGCCCAGCATCGCCCGAAACTGGCCCGAGTCCTGA